In Lactococcus paracarnosus, a genomic segment contains:
- the lepB gene encoding signal peptidase I: MKLKQNKKNEIKLEELPDAMTLSRVLGEVKYRERYLKTLKNTLFTLVTVAAVAVIMAMIWFPVLQIYGNSMTPSLSSGDTVVAIHTKNVSKGDMIAFYYNNKVLVKRVIATSGQWVNIDKDGTVRVDNKKIDETYLLKGEEAFGETNIELPYQVPDGKLFVMGDHRRISVDSRNTAVGTVSDEQLVGKLALRIWPLSRVKALN; the protein is encoded by the coding sequence ATGAAGTTGAAGCAAAATAAGAAAAATGAGATAAAACTTGAAGAGCTTCCTGATGCGATGACACTATCACGGGTGCTAGGAGAAGTAAAGTATCGAGAACGGTATCTCAAAACGTTAAAAAATACATTATTCACTCTAGTTACAGTTGCTGCAGTTGCTGTAATTATGGCAATGATTTGGTTTCCTGTTCTTCAAATTTATGGGAATTCAATGACACCATCCTTATCATCTGGTGATACGGTAGTTGCAATACATACTAAAAACGTTTCGAAGGGAGACATGATTGCATTTTATTATAATAATAAAGTATTAGTCAAGCGTGTCATTGCAACATCAGGACAATGGGTAAATATTGATAAAGATGGTACTGTCAGGGTAGACAATAAGAAGATAGATGAAACTTATCTTTTAAAAGGCGAGGAGGCATTTGGTGAGACCAATATTGAATTGCCGTATCAAGTACCAGATGGTAAATTATTTGTCATGGGAGATCATAGGCGTATCTCAGTTGATTCACGGAATACAGCAGTCGGTACAGTCAGTGATGAACAGTTAGTTGGAAAATTAGCCTTACGTATATGGCCTTTAAGTCGAGTAAAAGCACTTAATTGA
- a CDS encoding Cna B-type domain-containing protein, producing MKEILEQLTTLIHRRGKERMWKRIALVLSTLIIFCTMYVLIVPALTLSTNARGSVIQEKSSALQNNSEPAISSSTISKTSSVKNELVENVPTYGQDVKSTTASQTKQKTASLDGNKIKIASQPVEEDSHTIANLAYTFANITYADFSSFLTDFSYDQANFDNATQSLNVLDLKLTYHIFQSALVKEKNYHLSLPDDSTIGKDIELGKVYTGRDGNGIAAFTYAFHKDESGKYEVLISFLDSYVSTIAEGADSKGFLTYDAIFGTDYKKSNGSYVIAYSDDMKVTINPDKVVTLYDLNVTKKAKVSYEGNQPYISYTVTIFSENGSPAAIDLSDILTANGISINAIDQVSVRKGSYTGGANNLQNLENISSENYAYKFDKATNKLDMTLQPLNSGGMDNNGRKVGQAYEVNYRYKLSDLSAGKIVRVDNKATATSDNGKKDGKKTSSGGTSVELKLNDISKSSQGYDPDTGMIKWSVTVNPDKNDIAGALLTDTLFDRASELTFSTTDGYTIEKDKTGKLTGIRFKAVDGKKNTQAYTITYKTKVDLSQIGWSDTTIKNTVTLDNDGNPKTVGDQTQASASQDVAGTGSLHKSQTGLTDTSDEKIKELSWQSDIKVPTSASLPAGTIFTDVLTSPWVQDATKHWYTTSQLQLLYRDLVKIFSADGFTLAARQNNWEAYTSYANLDAQGHFSDFKIILTKPYTGSDFSFTYHSMVDVAAGNQFKNMISSGTHTSSDDYHYQKNDKITKMDGNENDAASSIVSEDGIVTWKVKVMLSDDAKRMTIIDNLPENVDLVDLQYGQHWGQITAPISGNTIASGADGWGTYNIGLSGTKTSDGKITLNFTSKNDATLKQNIGNNNEFWLTFKTKYTKVPTVGQVTVGLNNIVSGMVNGSDYGSSSQKQTVTVGQIKKDVPSEKVISKSGQWDNDNRLASYSVDINPQSKILAGGADALTVTDTLSIYGTDITEELLQSSVKLLDSEGKQVDASKWSWRTTSTDNGFGSHTHTLALTIKNGTKYTLSYQYKVTKTDPATTNTYWAGNTAKIEGTSDASSGNTVAVNWQRTGTNSGIETERGFTINKVETNNFGVTLPNATFTVYEYNIGGDTKTDKVVTTYKTNGKGSFNILFSSGNFSNNKVYYVVETAAPNGYKLSDNPSLYYFYFKGKDGIKPFLPADIADLSEKSKTIYIENEKLKTATIKVDKKWLAADGTTTELVAAKITVNLLQVSTSKTTGAINETKIDSKIVTKADNWTTTFVNLPVTGVDSKGDTLSYMYKVIEEQLSGYQVSYSNMGGNGVVIPISSGDITVTNQVRKSYLLPKTGGKGINYILIIGTIMTVLSCLLLAVRSYKAYLKGGGLF from the coding sequence TTGAAGGAAATATTAGAACAGTTAACTACGCTGATACATAGACGTGGGAAAGAGCGTATGTGGAAACGTATTGCTCTAGTCTTATCTACTTTGATTATTTTTTGTACAATGTACGTTTTAATAGTACCAGCCTTGACGTTATCAACAAATGCGAGAGGGTCAGTTATTCAAGAAAAGTCATCTGCTTTACAAAATAACTCTGAACCAGCTATTAGTTCGTCGACAATAAGTAAAACAAGTTCTGTTAAAAACGAACTAGTAGAAAATGTACCAACATATGGGCAGGATGTAAAATCAACCACAGCTTCCCAAACTAAACAGAAGACAGCATCACTAGATGGTAATAAAATTAAAATTGCTAGTCAACCCGTAGAAGAGGATAGCCATACTATAGCCAATCTGGCCTATACATTTGCTAATATTACATATGCAGATTTTTCGAGTTTTCTAACAGATTTTAGCTATGACCAGGCAAATTTTGATAATGCAACTCAGTCTCTGAATGTTCTTGACCTAAAATTAACTTATCATATTTTCCAGTCTGCTTTAGTCAAAGAAAAAAATTATCATCTATCACTGCCAGATGATAGTACAATTGGGAAAGATATCGAACTTGGTAAAGTTTATACCGGACGAGATGGTAATGGTATTGCAGCATTTACTTATGCTTTTCATAAGGATGAATCAGGGAAGTATGAAGTACTCATTTCATTTTTGGATAGTTACGTTAGCACAATTGCTGAAGGAGCAGATTCAAAAGGGTTCCTAACTTATGATGCAATTTTTGGTACTGACTACAAAAAATCAAATGGTTCTTATGTGATTGCTTATTCGGATGATATGAAAGTGACGATAAATCCTGACAAAGTAGTCACACTATATGATCTTAATGTGACTAAGAAAGCTAAAGTCTCTTATGAGGGTAATCAGCCATATATTAGCTATACAGTTACGATATTTTCTGAAAATGGATCTCCAGCTGCAATTGATTTATCAGATATCCTGACTGCAAATGGTATTTCTATTAATGCAATTGACCAAGTCAGTGTTCGTAAAGGAAGCTATACAGGTGGTGCAAACAACTTACAAAATCTTGAAAACATTTCATCAGAAAACTATGCATACAAGTTTGACAAAGCAACCAATAAATTAGATATGACACTTCAACCGCTTAATTCTGGTGGTATGGATAATAATGGCAGAAAAGTAGGTCAAGCCTATGAAGTGAATTATCGCTATAAACTGTCAGATCTTAGTGCTGGTAAAATTGTTCGTGTTGATAATAAGGCAACAGCTACATCAGATAATGGGAAAAAAGATGGCAAGAAAACGAGTAGTGGTGGGACGAGTGTAGAGCTAAAGCTAAATGACATATCCAAGAGTAGTCAAGGGTATGATCCCGATACAGGTATGATAAAGTGGTCAGTTACAGTTAATCCAGATAAAAATGATATAGCAGGAGCTTTGCTAACGGATACACTTTTTGATCGTGCAAGTGAGCTTACATTTTCAACAACTGATGGTTACACGATAGAAAAAGATAAAACTGGAAAGTTGACAGGTATAAGATTTAAAGCCGTTGATGGTAAAAAAAACACACAAGCCTATACGATTACCTACAAAACTAAAGTGGATTTAAGCCAAATTGGGTGGTCAGATACAACGATCAAAAATACTGTGACACTTGATAATGATGGTAATCCAAAAACAGTAGGAGATCAAACGCAAGCAAGCGCAAGTCAAGATGTTGCTGGCACAGGCAGTTTACATAAATCACAGACGGGTCTAACAGACACGTCTGATGAAAAAATTAAAGAATTGAGTTGGCAATCTGATATTAAAGTACCTACTTCAGCTTCATTACCTGCAGGGACAATTTTTACAGATGTTTTGACAAGTCCATGGGTACAAGATGCCACAAAGCATTGGTATACGACATCTCAACTACAACTGTTATATCGTGATTTAGTCAAAATATTTAGTGCGGATGGGTTTACATTAGCAGCCCGACAAAATAACTGGGAAGCCTATACGAGTTATGCAAACCTAGATGCACAAGGACATTTTTCAGATTTCAAAATCATATTAACGAAACCATATACAGGAAGTGATTTCAGTTTCACTTATCATTCAATGGTTGATGTGGCAGCAGGTAATCAATTTAAAAACATGATTTCGTCTGGTACACATACTAGTTCTGATGATTACCATTATCAAAAGAATGATAAAATCACTAAAATGGATGGTAATGAAAATGACGCTGCATCAAGTATTGTTAGTGAAGATGGGATAGTCACTTGGAAAGTCAAAGTTATGCTATCAGATGATGCTAAGCGTATGACGATTATTGATAATTTACCAGAGAATGTTGATTTAGTTGACTTACAATACGGACAACACTGGGGCCAGATTACGGCACCTATATCAGGTAATACGATAGCAAGTGGAGCAGATGGTTGGGGAACTTATAATATAGGCCTATCAGGGACAAAAACTTCTGATGGTAAAATAACCTTGAATTTTACTTCAAAAAACGATGCAACACTTAAACAGAATATCGGCAATAATAATGAGTTTTGGTTAACTTTTAAAACTAAATATACTAAAGTACCTACAGTTGGTCAAGTCACAGTTGGTTTGAATAACATTGTTTCTGGAATGGTTAATGGGTCGGACTATGGGTCAAGTAGTCAAAAACAAACTGTTACAGTCGGTCAGATAAAGAAAGATGTACCTAGTGAAAAAGTGATATCAAAATCTGGTCAATGGGATAATGACAATCGTTTAGCTAGCTATAGTGTTGATATAAATCCACAGTCAAAAATATTAGCAGGTGGAGCAGATGCGTTAACAGTTACTGACACACTGAGTATCTACGGTACAGATATCACCGAAGAATTGTTACAAAGTTCTGTTAAGTTACTCGATTCAGAAGGTAAACAAGTTGATGCTAGCAAGTGGTCATGGAGAACTACTTCCACAGATAATGGATTTGGTAGTCACACGCATACATTAGCTTTAACGATTAAGAATGGGACCAAGTACACTTTATCTTATCAATATAAGGTTACTAAAACAGACCCAGCAACAACTAATACATATTGGGCAGGAAACACTGCAAAAATTGAAGGCACAAGTGATGCTAGTAGTGGTAATACTGTTGCAGTCAATTGGCAACGAACTGGAACAAATTCTGGCATTGAAACTGAGAGAGGTTTTACAATAAATAAAGTTGAAACCAATAACTTTGGTGTTACATTACCAAATGCGACGTTTACAGTGTATGAATATAACATAGGTGGGGATACGAAAACTGATAAGGTAGTTACCACTTATAAAACAAATGGAAAAGGTAGCTTTAATATCTTATTCTCCAGTGGTAACTTTAGCAATAATAAAGTTTACTATGTAGTCGAAACGGCAGCGCCGAATGGTTATAAACTATCAGATAACCCGAGTCTTTACTACTTCTATTTTAAAGGGAAGGATGGTATTAAGCCATTTTTACCAGCAGATATAGCTGACTTGTCAGAGAAATCAAAAACAATCTATATTGAAAATGAAAAACTTAAGACTGCCACTATTAAAGTAGATAAAAAATGGCTAGCTGCTGATGGGACCACAACGGAGCTTGTCGCTGCAAAAATTACGGTAAACTTGCTTCAAGTAAGTACAAGTAAAACAACAGGTGCTATAAATGAAACAAAGATCGATAGTAAAATAGTAACAAAAGCTGACAATTGGACGACGACTTTTGTCAACTTACCGGTTACAGGTGTTGATTCGAAAGGTGATACTTTGAGCTATATGTATAAGGTCATTGAGGAGCAACTTTCTGGCTATCAGGTATCCTATTCAAATATGGGGGGAAATGGTGTGGTCATACCGATTAGTTCTGGGGACATTACTGTCACTAATCAAGTAAGAAAATCTTATCTACTACCTAAAACAGGTGGGAAGGGGATAAATTATATCTTGATAATCGGTACGATTATGACAGTGCTTTCCTGCTTGTTGTTAGCAGTAAGAAGCTATAAAGCTTACCTTAAGGGGGGTGGACTTTTCTGA
- a CDS encoding isopeptide-forming domain-containing fimbrial protein, with amino-acid sequence MKKIKLMLVTFIAVLTVIIGGKALAYDVTVSDANTGHTYESEQVFSGSLSDDGTTLSNIQWGTGVTEAGKTAIETDYHVNSAQELAEKMTKFSAADAEAFAAEVGNYLQKPAGLSGLEAGYYLIKDKDGTLDHADKAYTSYILKLVKNEKVTPKSDVPTVTKKVKDTNDTTGVTTDWQDAADYDINDKVPFQLTATLPSNLASYKEYSLELKDTLSSGLTYNKDAKIYLVNGINKADVTALFTVADDGSSFKINNLKSIDGVLSSSKIVVEYSAKLNENAVVGVEGNPNEVSLVYSNNPNFTGNGETSPKGDTPKDKVRVFTYQVVVNKVDQDGNPLKGAGFTLYKKDISGVWHTVKVLNSGDATTFAFKGLDD; translated from the coding sequence ATGAAAAAAATAAAATTAATGCTAGTAACCTTTATTGCTGTGCTTACAGTAATTATTGGGGGTAAAGCACTAGCTTATGATGTAACAGTCAGTGATGCTAATACTGGTCATACTTATGAATCTGAGCAAGTATTTAGTGGGTCACTATCTGATGATGGGACAACGCTTTCAAATATTCAATGGGGAACAGGTGTTACTGAGGCAGGTAAAACAGCTATAGAAACTGATTATCACGTTAATTCTGCTCAAGAACTTGCTGAAAAAATGACTAAGTTCTCAGCAGCAGATGCAGAAGCATTCGCAGCGGAAGTAGGTAATTATCTACAAAAACCAGCAGGTTTATCAGGATTAGAAGCTGGATACTATCTGATAAAAGATAAAGATGGTACGCTTGATCATGCAGATAAAGCATATACATCTTATATCTTAAAACTTGTAAAAAATGAAAAAGTGACACCAAAGAGTGACGTGCCAACTGTTACGAAGAAAGTCAAAGATACAAATGATACAACTGGTGTGACAACTGATTGGCAAGATGCTGCAGACTATGATATCAATGATAAAGTGCCATTTCAATTAACAGCTACATTACCTTCAAATCTTGCATCATATAAAGAATATTCACTTGAACTTAAAGATACTTTGTCTAGTGGATTAACTTATAATAAAGATGCTAAAATTTATCTTGTTAATGGCATTAATAAAGCAGATGTAACTGCATTATTTACTGTTGCCGATGATGGATCAAGCTTTAAAATCAATAACCTGAAATCAATAGATGGTGTTTTATCATCAAGTAAAATTGTCGTTGAGTATTCAGCCAAATTAAATGAGAATGCAGTAGTTGGCGTCGAGGGTAACCCGAATGAAGTGTCTTTAGTTTATTCAAATAATCCAAACTTTACTGGTAATGGAGAAACGTCTCCAAAGGGTGACACTCCAAAAGATAAAGTACGCGTCTTTACCTATCAAGTCGTTGTGAATAAAGTAGATCAAGATGGTAACCCGCTAAAAGGTGCTGGATTTACACTTTATAAAAAAGATATTTCTGGTGTCTGGCATACTGTTAAAGTACTGAATTCAGGAGATGCAACTACCTTTGCTTTCAAGGGACTTGATGATTGA
- a CDS encoding IS3 family transposase (programmed frameshift), with translation MQKRYSKEFKETLIDFYHSGQSVTQLSKEYSVSPATIYKWIDLYSKSNESSVSKADFLELKRQLAKVKEERDNLKKSIDHIRREKEVSAADMTQTIKTLALNVRLSCQLLGVPESSYYERINRRRSKTQLRRQHLAIKIVQLFKANRGIYGAPKIQHLLLNQGEKVGLNLVQKIMKQLQIKSVVVKKFKPGHSVRDGIKRKNLIQNEPTKKNKVWSTDITYIPTQQGWAYLSTIMDRYTKKVIAWDLDKRMTVELVQRTLIKALESQNYPEAVILHSDQGSQYTSHEYEETIKNSGLTHSFSRKGYPYHNASLESWHGHLKREWVYQFKYKNFEEAYQSIFWYIEAFYNSKRIHQSLGYLTPNQFEKGIA, from the exons ATGCAAAAACGATACTCAAAAGAATTTAAAGAAACCCTTATTGACTTCTACCATTCTGGGCAATCCGTTACACAGCTTTCTAAAGAATACAGCGTGTCTCCTGCAACAATTTATAAATGGATCGACCTCTACTCTAAGTCTAATGAAAGCTCAGTTTCTAAAGCTGATTTTCTAGAATTAAAAAGACAACTAGCAAAAGTTAAGGAAGAACGAGACA ATCTTAAAAAAAGTATTGACCATATTCGCCGAGAAAAAGAAGTGAGTGCTGCGGATATGACTCAAACCATTAAAACTTTAGCACTCAATGTCAGGCTCAGTTGTCAACTTCTTGGTGTCCCTGAATCAAGTTATTATGAACGGATCAATCGACGTCGTTCCAAAACTCAATTACGGAGGCAACACTTGGCAATTAAGATTGTCCAACTTTTCAAGGCGAATCGGGGAATCTATGGGGCACCTAAGATTCAGCACCTCTTACTAAATCAAGGGGAAAAAGTAGGGTTAAACCTCGTACAAAAAATAATGAAACAACTTCAGATCAAGTCAGTCGTCGTTAAAAAATTTAAACCAGGACACTCCGTTAGGGATGGCATTAAAAGAAAGAACCTCATACAAAATGAGCCTACAAAGAAAAATAAGGTTTGGTCAACCGATATTACTTATATCCCGACTCAACAAGGCTGGGCTTATCTCTCAACCATTATGGATCGTTACACTAAAAAAGTCATTGCTTGGGATTTAGACAAGCGAATGACTGTAGAATTAGTACAAAGGACTTTGATTAAGGCATTGGAATCACAAAACTATCCAGAAGCTGTTATTCTTCATTCTGACCAAGGAAGTCAGTATACGAGTCATGAGTATGAAGAGACAATAAAAAATTCTGGACTCACCCACTCCTTCAGTCGTAAGGGGTATCCTTATCATAATGCCAGTCTTGAATCTTGGCATGGACATTTAAAAAGAGAGTGGGTGTATCAATTTAAATATAAGAACTTTGAAGAAGCCTATCAGAGTATTTTCTGGTACATTGAAGCCTTTTATAATTCAAAACGAATCCATCAAAGTTTAGGCTATCTTACACCTAATCAATTTGAAAAAGGAATCGCTTAA
- a CDS encoding LPXTG cell wall anchor domain-containing protein: MPSTGSIGTKVFYLAGIILVLGAGVLIVTKKRTEMT; this comes from the coding sequence TTGCCTTCAACTGGTAGCATCGGTACAAAAGTTTTTTATTTAGCTGGAATTATACTTGTCCTCGGGGCTGGTGTATTAATCGTGACTAAGAAACGTACAGAAATGACTTAA
- a CDS encoding class C sortase: MINNIKKNIMTIFLGFILFVGLSLLAYPTLSDYWNSFHQSKAVAGYVARVQNLNKSETSKILSDTNAYNKELAKGQIPDLNLSEEDVSAYNRTLNVTDTGIMAYVDIPKLNTTMPIYHGTDSDILQIAIGHIAGTSLPIGGIGTHAVISGHRGLPSAKLFTNIDQLIEGDKFLIKVLDETLTYEVDQILTVKPDDISALAINPDADYVTLVTCTPYGINSHRLLVRGHRIANDSLSMLVTSEATQVSPLLVASVLAVSMLIIWLGAWWIYKK; encoded by the coding sequence ATGATAAATAATATAAAAAAAAATATTATGACAATTTTTTTAGGTTTTATTTTATTTGTTGGTCTATCCTTGTTAGCATATCCAACACTTAGTGATTATTGGAATTCTTTCCATCAGTCAAAAGCAGTTGCAGGATATGTTGCACGTGTGCAAAATCTAAATAAGTCAGAAACATCAAAAATTCTCAGCGATACAAATGCCTATAATAAAGAATTAGCTAAGGGTCAGATACCAGATTTAAATTTGTCAGAAGAAGATGTTTCTGCTTATAATAGAACATTAAATGTCACAGATACAGGAATTATGGCTTATGTTGATATTCCAAAATTGAATACGACGATGCCAATTTATCATGGTACTGATAGTGATATCTTACAAATTGCAATTGGTCATATTGCGGGTACATCATTACCGATTGGAGGTATTGGCACACACGCTGTCATTTCAGGGCATCGTGGTCTACCTTCAGCTAAATTATTTACTAATATTGATCAATTAATTGAAGGTGATAAGTTTTTGATTAAAGTGTTAGATGAAACACTAACTTATGAAGTTGATCAAATATTAACTGTTAAACCGGATGATATATCAGCTTTAGCAATCAATCCTGATGCTGATTATGTCACATTAGTGACTTGTACACCTTATGGAATTAATTCACATAGACTTTTAGTAAGAGGACATCGAATTGCAAATGATAGTTTGTCAATGCTTGTGACATCAGAAGCAACACAAGTAAGCCCACTACTAGTAGCCTCTGTGCTGGCTGTTTCTATGTTAATCATTTGGTTAGGTGCTTGGTGGATCTATAAAAAATAG
- the lspA gene encoding signal peptidase II, giving the protein MKLKKIGLPILIILGIVIDQIVKIAIVNHFEIAQQKVVVKGVLSLTKLHNNGAAWSLLEGQQWFFTITTIVVLVAATWFLIKNLHKNWYTFGLTMIISGALGNFIDRVRQGYVVDMFQLDFINFPIFNVADMLLSIGFVILFIGILTEKDED; this is encoded by the coding sequence ATGAAGTTAAAAAAAATAGGGTTACCGATTCTCATCATTTTGGGAATTGTCATTGACCAAATCGTCAAGATAGCGATTGTCAATCATTTTGAAATCGCACAACAAAAAGTTGTCGTAAAAGGGGTCTTGTCCCTTACAAAGTTACATAATAATGGTGCTGCTTGGTCCTTGCTAGAGGGACAGCAGTGGTTCTTTACGATTACTACCATAGTCGTATTAGTCGCAGCGACTTGGTTTTTAATCAAAAACTTGCATAAAAATTGGTATACCTTTGGCTTAACTATGATCATTTCAGGTGCTTTAGGGAATTTTATCGATCGTGTTCGCCAGGGCTATGTTGTCGATATGTTTCAACTCGACTTTATCAATTTTCCGATTTTTAATGTCGCAGATATGTTATTGAGTATTGGGTTTGTCATCCTATTTATCGGGATTTTAACAGAAAAGGATGAAGATTAA
- a CDS encoding RluA family pseudouridine synthase produces the protein MKIKIKATQVGSRLDKAISDASNVSRTQANDLIKADAVYVNGEVKKAKYKVLENDLVSFVIPEPEVLSYEAENIPLDIVYEDDDVAVINKPQGMVVHPSAGHHSGTLVNALMYHMTKLSSINGVIRPGIVHRIDKDTSGLLMVAKNDQAHELLAAQLKDHSSKRRYLAIIHGNLLNDRGVIEAPIGRNPKDRKKQAVIAGGKHALTHFEVLERFGEFTLVNLTLETGRTHQIRVHMAYIGHPVAGDPLYGPKNVLKPNHGQFLHAEILGFKHPTSQEWLEFEIEPPKLFKSTLEKLRVTD, from the coding sequence ATGAAAATTAAAATTAAAGCAACACAGGTTGGGTCACGACTTGATAAAGCCATTTCCGATGCCTCTAATGTGTCTAGAACACAAGCGAATGACTTAATCAAAGCAGACGCCGTATATGTCAATGGTGAAGTCAAAAAAGCGAAGTATAAGGTATTAGAAAATGATCTGGTCTCATTTGTGATACCTGAACCAGAAGTTTTGTCTTATGAGGCTGAAAATATTCCCCTAGATATCGTCTACGAAGACGATGATGTGGCTGTGATTAACAAACCACAAGGTATGGTTGTGCATCCATCTGCAGGTCATCATTCAGGAACACTAGTGAATGCCTTGATGTATCACATGACAAAATTATCTAGTATTAATGGCGTAATCAGACCTGGTATTGTTCATCGGATCGACAAAGATACGAGTGGCCTACTCATGGTTGCAAAAAATGATCAAGCACATGAGCTGCTAGCAGCGCAGTTGAAAGATCATAGCTCTAAGCGCCGTTATTTGGCCATTATTCATGGTAATCTCTTAAATGACCGTGGTGTGATTGAAGCACCGATTGGGCGTAATCCTAAAGATCGTAAGAAACAGGCAGTGATTGCTGGTGGGAAACATGCCTTGACGCATTTTGAAGTGCTAGAGCGCTTTGGCGAGTTTACGCTGGTTAATTTGACACTTGAAACAGGACGGACGCATCAAATTCGCGTCCACATGGCCTATATCGGTCATCCAGTAGCAGGAGACCCATTATACGGCCCTAAAAATGTTTTGAAGCCAAACCATGGTCAATTCCTACACGCTGAGATATTAGGCTTTAAACATCCTACCTCTCAAGAATGGTTGGAGTTTGAGATTGAACCGCCTAAGTTATTTAAGTCAACACTTGAAAAACTGAGAGTGACAGACTAA